The proteins below are encoded in one region of Glandiceps talaboti chromosome 17, keGlaTala1.1, whole genome shotgun sequence:
- the LOC144448406 gene encoding ropporin-1-like protein, protein MPGVQGTDAPMYCSQQINIPPDLPDILKQFTKAAIRTQPSDVLQWSAAYFHALASGETPPVKERLEMPVSTQKTDTGLTPGILAVLNRQLGPKKKISQAELEKKWKDNCLPQEQLDNLLSIGSFGDEIEWLKFFSIACSSLSGNITQAMKVICEILTKDPEGGAARIEFSLFQDLYTYLAQIDGEISEEQIQNVFESLQYHVDKQDGMVMPRNFLSKDCPSLGSN, encoded by the exons ATGCCTGGAGTACAAGGTACGGATGCACCTATGTACTGCTCACAGCAGATAAACATACCACCAGACCTACCAGATATCCTTAAACAATTCACCAAAGCTGCCATTCGAACACAACCAAGTGATGTATTACAATGGTCTGCAGC GTATTTCCATGCCCTAGCCAGTGGTGAAACACCACCAGTTAAAGAGAGATTAGAGATGCCAGTATCAACACAGAAGACTGATACAGGTTTAACACCTGGAATTCTAGCTGTTCTTAACAGACAG CTTGGACCAAAAAAGAAGATTTCACAGGCAGAATTAGAAAAGAAATGGAAAGATAACTGTTTACCACAGGAACAACTTGATAACCTGCTATCAATAGGAAGTTTTGGTGATGAAATTGAATGGTTGAAGTTCTTTTCCATTGCTTGTTCTTCTTTGTCAGGA AACATTACACAAGCCATGAAAGTCATTTGTGAAATTTTGACCAAAGACCCCGAAGGTGGTGCAGCTCGCATAGAATTCTCACTCTTTCAGGATTTGTATACATATTTGGCACAGATAGATGGAGAGATATCAGAGGAACAAATACAGAATGTCTTTGAGTCTCTGCAATATCATGT AGATAAACAAGATGGTATGGTGATGCCAAGGAATTTTCTCAGCAAAGACTGTCCAAGTTTGGGATCTAACTaa
- the LOC144448558 gene encoding arrestin domain-containing protein 4-like yields MSRTARPGAFSIVLHDHKGVYRLGDTLRGHVFLSHSEPITLRGINLRIYCEARVQWSDNSRRGVYQASEIYFDELITLWGQSYDTEDPKLLTLDPAAHKFKFNFPVPDGPLPCSLESDKGYVRYNIEATLADAVRGKYNLQKERKFLVLGTSPLLTDIPDINEPLEHEEERAVGCCNTTGNLSLKIELDKKGYQPGESIFINMQLHNNSRSRIAGITVLLSQIASFTAAPPGITGAIAKGLGRKTETRCYRQVISRTEHDGCAARSSRSWVRKELKIPVMCATTGLQGCHFIDIKYHVELQAAFSGFCQPDLNMRCPVVIGVMPRHGRRRHRHHNMSSRSHNHTGNTTNITLPDGTSPELSAMQVEQSLNVSSGDVLAII; encoded by the exons ATGTCCCGCACAGCCAGACCGGGCGCATTCTCGATAGTTCTGCACGATCACAAAGGCGTCTACAGACTGGGCGACACTTTacggggtcatgtttttctttcgCATAGCGAACCTATTACTTTAAGAG GAATTAATCTGAGAATTTACTGTGAAGCTAGAGTACAGTGGTCTGATAACTCAAGGAGAGGTGTATATCAAGCTTCAgaaatttattttgatgaatTGATTACACTGTGGGGACAAA GTTATGACACTGAGGATCCCAAGCTGTTGACCCTTGATCCCGCCGCTCACAAATTTAAGTTTAATTTCCCAGTCCCAGACGGACCATTACCGTGTTCTTTAGAAAGTGATAAAGGCTATGTGAGATATAATATAGAAGCTACACTTGCAGACGCAGTCAGAGGAAAATATAAtttacagaaagaaagaaagttttTGGTTCTTGGGACGTCACCATTGCTAACAGACATACCAGATATTAAT GAACCTTTAGAGCATGAAGAAGAGAGGGCAGTTGGCTGCTGTAATACAACTGGTAATCTGTCATTAAAAATTGAACTTGATAAAAAAGGCTACCAGCCCGGTGAAAGTATTTTTATCAATATGCAATTACACAATAATAGCAGAAGTCGTATTGCTGGTATCACAGTTTTACTTTCACAA ATAGCGTCTTTCACTGCTGCCCCACCTGGTATTACTGGTGCTATAGCAAAGGGATTGGGAAGGAAAACAGAAACACGATGTTACAGACAAGTTATCTCCAGGACGGAACATGACGGCTGTGCCGCCAGGAGTTCACGGAGTTGGGTTAGAAAGGAGTTAAAAATACCCGTCATGTGTGCCACCACAGGGCTACAAGGCTGTCATTTTATTGACATCAAGTATCATGTTGAG TTGCAGGCAGCCTTCTCAGGGTTTTGTCAACCAGATCTCAACATGCGATGTCCAGTAGTTATTGGAGTAATGCCAAGACACGGTAGACGACGTCATCGACACCACAATATGTCAAGTCGTAGTCATAACCATACTGGTAACACTACCAATATTACTTTGCCTGATGGTACATCACCTGAATTAAGTGCAATGCAAGTTGAACAAAGTTTAA ATGTGTCTTCCGGAGACGTTTTAGCCATTATTTGA
- the LOC144448509 gene encoding sialate:O-sulfotransferase 1-like codes for MKSGRLVRKYIVTLSLLTLLITLFYFVHYQSNVSPFSKLYRIIGGKLSLSGVDERATNSNVTKSVRPPVKQCNDAVTWNTRDKPVVGLLGAPGSGLLWLRVIIEQLTGSYSGSVYHDFPKQFKGEGRKEKVLTVMSYYAHKLAEMQYGIILYRKVKDCVQTDYIDKQYYSLNINTSIDDFNADFNVDQWTEFSKMNINEWEEMYRLYLEAKLPYLVIMYDNLWKPEKLKFELIRIARFLDISVPQGILECISQNAQNFKFKPVSLNRKFNPYRLLLNDEQIRLEKFDKYIEKRLRDIYKKPDPIVRWENEIIV; via the exons ATGAAGAGCGGTCGTTTGGTAAGGAAATACATCGTTACTCTCTCTCTACTAACGTTGCTGATTACgctgttttattttgttcattatcAGAGTAATGTTAGTCCTTTCAGTAAATTGTATCGTATCATTGGTGGCAAACTTTCACTCTCTGGAGTAGACGAACGAGCCACCAACAGCAACGTGACTAAAAGTGTACGACCACCAGTGAAGCAATGTAACGACGCCGTGACGTGGAACACTAGGGATAAGCCTGTAGTCG GATTACTTGGAGCCCCTGGTTCAGGGTTGCTATGGTTACGTGTCATAATTGAACAGCTGACTGGATCCTACTCTGGTAGTGTATATCATGACTTTCCAAAACAATTCAAAGGAGAAGGACGTAAAGAAAAG GTATTGACTGTGATGTCATACTATGCCCATAAACTAGCAGAGATGCagtatggtataatattatatagaaaAGTCAAAGACTGTGTCCAGACAGATTATATTGACAAACAGTACTATTCACTTAATATCAATACAAGTATTGATGACTTCAACGCTGACTTTAACG tGGACCAATGGACAGAGTTTTCAAAGATGAACATAAATGAATGGGAAGAAATGTATCGACTATATTTGGAAGCAAAACttccatatttggtaataaTGTATGACAATCTATGGAAACCAGAGAAATTAAAATTTGAACTGATTCGGATAGCAAGGTTTCTAGACATATCTGTACCACAGGGGATTTTAGAATGTATCTCACAAAATGCAcagaattttaaatttaaacCAGTATCACTGAATCGTAAATTTAATCCATACAGACTTCTATTGAATGATGAACAAATTAGACTAGAgaagtttgataaatatattgaaaaaagaCTTAGAGATATTTATAAAAAGCCAGATCCTATAGTACGTTGGGAAAATGAGATTATTGTGTAA